A region of Legionella donaldsonii DNA encodes the following proteins:
- a CDS encoding N-acetyl sugar amidotransferase, which translates to MTEKLKRCSNCLLPETYETIEFDEHGCCNICNSAKIKKEKIDWVARKKLLDQLIEKYRGKGDYDCIIPFSGGKDSTFQLLYLMKEYKIKPLVVRFNHGFMRSVINENNQRTFKKLGVDVIEFTPNWKIVKKLMLESFIRKTDFCWHCHTGIYSYPMQIAIKYNVPLIFWGEPQAELTAYYDYLNDEIEYEDEKKFNMIRNLGISADDMYGMINTPEDPIDRRDLNPFTYPKLSELKKLGYASVCLGSFIPWDYEANTKWIKEELGWQADELEGVPNEVNTTGEKIECFMQGTRDYIKYIKRGYSRITQINSIKLRNNKITKEDAEKWNAMEGQRPESLDVFLSYVGLTEEEFNTIVKQMAIPPYEHDFENNPKAKPVWDTIKWYREGEWIK; encoded by the coding sequence ATGACTGAGAAACTTAAACGTTGTTCTAATTGTTTACTACCAGAAACTTACGAAACCATCGAATTCGATGAGCATGGATGTTGCAACATTTGTAACTCAGCGAAAATTAAAAAAGAAAAAATTGATTGGGTAGCCAGGAAAAAGCTATTGGATCAATTGATAGAGAAATACCGTGGCAAGGGCGATTATGATTGTATTATTCCTTTTAGCGGCGGGAAAGATAGTACTTTTCAACTCTTATACCTGATGAAGGAATACAAGATAAAACCATTGGTTGTTCGCTTTAATCACGGTTTTATGCGTTCGGTGATTAATGAGAATAATCAGCGGACCTTCAAGAAATTAGGGGTTGATGTGATCGAGTTCACGCCTAATTGGAAAATCGTAAAAAAACTCATGCTCGAATCATTCATCCGTAAAACGGATTTTTGCTGGCACTGCCATACCGGCATTTATTCCTATCCGATGCAAATCGCCATTAAATACAATGTTCCACTTATTTTTTGGGGTGAGCCCCAGGCTGAATTAACCGCTTACTACGATTATCTGAACGACGAAATCGAGTATGAGGATGAGAAAAAATTCAACATGATTAGAAACCTCGGGATATCAGCAGATGATATGTACGGTATGATTAATACCCCTGAAGATCCAATCGATCGGCGTGATTTGAATCCGTTTACTTATCCTAAATTAAGTGAATTAAAAAAACTGGGGTATGCATCAGTCTGTTTGGGAAGTTTTATTCCCTGGGATTATGAAGCCAATACCAAGTGGATTAAAGAGGAACTTGGCTGGCAGGCAGATGAGTTAGAAGGTGTGCCAAACGAAGTGAACACCACCGGTGAGAAGATTGAGTGCTTCATGCAAGGTACCCGTGATTACATTAAATACATCAAGCGGGGTTATAGTCGTATTACGCAAATTAATTCAATTAAATTACGTAACAACAAGATCACTAAAGAAGACGCTGAAAAATGGAATGCGATGGAAGGGCAACGACCTGAATCGTTGGATGTTTTTTTAAGCTATGTTGGTCTTACTGAAGAAGAATTTAATACAATTGTTAAACAAATGGCCATACCACCTTATGAGCATGATTTTGAAAATAATCCGAAAGCGAAACCGGTATGGGATACGATTAAGTGGTATAGAGAAGGTGAATGGATAAAATAA
- a CDS encoding oxidoreductase, with amino-acid sequence MNQVLNDKVVVVTGGAGLLGAEFVQAIARNGGIAIIADHNKEAALNVVERISQQNPEGRVDFVTLDITDKTSILDVVKTVSEKYGKIDALVNNAYPRNKNYGRRLMEVEYSDFCENITLNLGGYFLTSQQFAAYFMQQGYGNMINIASIYGVVAPKFEIYENTAMTMPVEYAVIKSGIIHLTKYFAKSFKGKQIRVNSLSPGGILDAQPASFVSAYKEECLNKGMLDKGDLSGSLIYLLSDLSSYVNGQNLIVDDGFTI; translated from the coding sequence ATGAATCAGGTACTAAACGATAAAGTTGTTGTTGTTACTGGCGGAGCAGGCCTTTTAGGAGCCGAATTTGTTCAGGCAATTGCCAGGAATGGCGGTATTGCTATCATTGCTGATCATAATAAGGAAGCAGCACTCAATGTTGTAGAAAGGATAAGTCAACAGAACCCGGAAGGGCGTGTTGATTTTGTAACATTGGATATTACAGATAAGACTTCCATTCTTGATGTGGTTAAAACAGTTTCGGAAAAATATGGGAAAATAGACGCGTTGGTCAATAATGCTTATCCGCGAAATAAAAATTATGGCCGGCGATTGATGGAGGTCGAATATAGCGATTTCTGTGAAAATATAACTCTTAATTTGGGGGGATACTTCCTGACTTCCCAGCAATTTGCTGCTTATTTTATGCAGCAGGGTTATGGCAATATGATTAATATTGCCTCTATTTATGGTGTTGTAGCGCCCAAATTTGAAATTTATGAGAATACCGCGATGACTATGCCAGTTGAATACGCTGTAATAAAATCGGGTATCATTCATTTGACTAAGTATTTTGCAAAATCATTTAAAGGTAAACAAATCAGAGTTAATTCTTTAAGCCCCGGAGGCATTTTGGATGCTCAACCCGCTTCTTTTGTAAGCGCTTATAAAGAGGAGTGCCTCAATAAAGGGATGTTGGATAAAGGCGATTTATCTGGCTCCTTAATTTATTTACTGTCTGATCTGTCGAGCTATGTTAATGGCCAGAATCTTATCGTAGATGATGGATTCACAATTTAA
- the gmd gene encoding GDP-mannose 4,6-dehydratase produces MKTALITGVTGQDGAYLAEFLINKGYTVHGIKRRSSLLNTGRIDHLYQDPHEKDLRLILHYGDMTDSTSLIRIIQQTKPDEIYNLAAQSHVSVSFEEPEYTANSDALGALRILEAIRILGFEQRTKFYQASTSELYGLVQETPQKETTPFYPRSPYAVSKLYAYWITVNYREAYNMFACNGILFNHESPIRGETFVTRKITRGLARIKCGLEGCLYLGNINAKRDWGHAKDYVEMQWLMLQQEKPEDFVIATGEQHSVREFINLAAKEIDLELHWEGEGINEKAYDSDGVCRIAIDPRYFRPTEVDTLLGDASKARQKLGWEPRIQFHELVEEMIRADYEIACRDKFIKENGYEK; encoded by the coding sequence GTGAAAACGGCATTAATTACAGGGGTTACTGGTCAAGACGGTGCCTATTTAGCAGAGTTCCTAATCAACAAGGGCTATACAGTACATGGCATTAAGCGTAGATCGTCCCTACTGAATACAGGTCGAATTGATCATTTGTATCAAGATCCCCATGAAAAGGATCTTCGCCTTATTCTCCATTATGGTGATATGACTGACAGTACTAGTCTAATCCGTATCATTCAACAAACCAAACCGGATGAAATCTATAATCTGGCTGCGCAGAGTCATGTCTCTGTTTCCTTTGAGGAGCCGGAATACACCGCCAATTCGGATGCTTTAGGTGCATTGCGTATTTTAGAAGCCATTCGGATCTTGGGTTTTGAGCAAAGAACCAAATTTTATCAAGCGTCTACCTCTGAATTATACGGTTTGGTTCAGGAAACCCCACAAAAAGAAACGACACCTTTTTATCCTCGCTCACCTTATGCTGTTTCTAAATTATATGCCTATTGGATAACAGTAAATTATCGTGAAGCCTATAATATGTTTGCCTGCAATGGTATTTTGTTTAATCACGAATCACCGATTCGCGGTGAAACCTTTGTGACGAGAAAAATTACACGAGGTCTTGCACGTATCAAATGTGGTTTAGAAGGATGTTTGTATTTAGGAAACATCAATGCCAAGCGTGATTGGGGGCATGCCAAAGACTATGTTGAGATGCAATGGTTGATGTTGCAGCAAGAAAAGCCAGAGGATTTTGTCATTGCAACTGGTGAACAGCATAGTGTACGTGAATTTATCAATTTGGCCGCGAAGGAAATTGATTTAGAGCTTCATTGGGAAGGTGAGGGGATTAACGAGAAGGCTTACGACAGTGATGGTGTATGCCGAATTGCCATTGATCCTCGCTATTTCAGACCTACTGAAGTAGATACTTTATTGGGTGACGCCAGTAAAGCGCGTCAGAAATTAGGTTGGGAACCACGAATTCAATTTCATGAGTTGGTAGAAGAAATGATTCGCGCAGATTATGAAATCGCTTGCAGAGATAAATTTATTAAAGAAAATGGTTATGAAAAATGA
- a CDS encoding peptide MFS transporter: MVYQTIKNYFTRWDTRQQQTNNIVLITFWSQFSSYALNTVLILFLTRPLLTHGLGYDQEKAYAFIGISQATGYLMPILGGFMADKVLGVRRAILLGSIFLASAYLLVMLSGYTLSKYGDLLFLAAYALIPASNSLLIGTSSSMVSHIYSDDAIKAKSAMTYYYMAINIGGLLATIIAPAMMESRYGPLSILTLVFVGKAIAALNFAKHYSLYDNVIWGKDTLSFSRSNKAYLFVYLIMIYFFTLFAYSYIYVASILVTIGCGLGIFWFLLRTLALTGETRTKQLVALLLIVEAVVFFIIYNQMNTTLVLFAQNNSNLKLLNLHVSPAQYQMLNPLLIIALGTQLPRFYRFFPKFTIPYQFAGGTLLAGFALLVMAFAATNAVNGYVDGNYIGFTYILITLAELWVSAIGLSMIGLYCDSQAIAFAMGVWYLAASLSNTISGRIAGFVAIPENKSSALESLPLYQNYYLLMGACTLALGCIMLLTAYFLQRRLARKGIQLV; this comes from the coding sequence GTGGTTTATCAAACAATAAAGAATTATTTTACGCGCTGGGATACTCGTCAGCAGCAAACCAATAATATCGTTTTGATTACCTTTTGGAGCCAGTTTTCATCTTATGCACTTAATACCGTTTTAATTCTTTTTCTGACGCGTCCCCTGCTTACACATGGTCTAGGTTATGATCAAGAAAAAGCCTATGCCTTTATAGGGATTAGCCAAGCTACGGGCTATCTCATGCCTATTCTAGGTGGTTTTATGGCGGATAAAGTATTAGGCGTTCGTCGTGCCATCTTGCTGGGCAGCATTTTTTTAGCCTCTGCTTATTTACTTGTCATGTTAAGTGGTTACACCTTAAGTAAATATGGAGATCTACTCTTTCTCGCCGCTTATGCATTAATACCTGCCAGCAATTCCCTCTTAATTGGTACCTCATCAAGTATGGTTTCTCATATTTATTCTGATGATGCCATTAAAGCCAAATCGGCTATGACTTACTATTACATGGCAATTAATATTGGTGGCTTGCTCGCAACAATCATTGCTCCTGCAATGATGGAAAGTCGTTATGGTCCTTTGTCAATTTTAACCCTGGTTTTTGTCGGCAAGGCAATTGCCGCTTTAAACTTCGCTAAACATTATTCTCTTTATGACAATGTCATTTGGGGTAAAGATACCCTTTCTTTTTCCCGATCAAATAAAGCTTATTTATTTGTTTATCTCATCATGATTTATTTCTTCACCCTTTTTGCTTATTCATACATTTATGTTGCCAGTATCCTTGTAACCATTGGCTGCGGCTTAGGTATTTTTTGGTTTCTCTTAAGAACCCTGGCGCTGACCGGAGAAACCCGGACTAAACAATTAGTTGCCTTATTATTAATCGTGGAAGCCGTGGTATTTTTTATTATTTATAACCAGATGAATACAACCCTCGTCTTGTTTGCACAGAATAATTCCAATTTAAAACTTTTGAATCTTCATGTTTCCCCAGCACAATATCAAATGCTTAATCCGCTACTCATTATTGCCTTAGGGACTCAATTACCGCGTTTTTATCGTTTCTTCCCTAAATTCACGATCCCTTATCAATTCGCCGGCGGAACCTTGTTAGCAGGCTTTGCCTTATTAGTGATGGCCTTTGCAGCAACCAATGCAGTTAATGGCTATGTTGATGGTAATTATATAGGGTTTACCTACATACTCATCACTTTGGCTGAACTATGGGTATCAGCAATTGGATTAAGTATGATAGGGCTTTATTGCGACAGCCAGGCAATAGCCTTCGCCATGGGAGTGTGGTATCTGGCAGCTTCCTTATCCAATACGATTTCCGGACGCATAGCTGGTTTCGTAGCAATTCCAGAAAATAAAAGCTCCGCCCTAGAAAGCTTACCCCTGTATCAGAATTACTATCTGCTTATGGGTGCCTGTACGTTAGCACTGGGGTGCATTATGCTACTGACCGCTTATTTCCTTCAGCGAAGACTGGCTCGGAAAGGAATTCAACTTGTCTGA
- the hisH gene encoding imidazole glycerol phosphate synthase subunit HisH encodes MDKIIGILDYGMGNINSVYNSLSYLGYEPEIVKTAQAIERCSHLIIPGVGSYAVAMANIAALEVDTVIMKHVQAGKPLLGICLGMQILSTEGEEGGYSKGLGLIDGKVEFLDLPDLPVPHVGWNSLTFNFDHPICNNLKKHVDFYFVHSYFFNASDTGNVLALTDYGKQFPAIVVKENVVGIQFHPEKSQDNGLLLLENFCEWGGAC; translated from the coding sequence ATGGATAAAATAATAGGCATCTTAGATTATGGCATGGGGAATATTAATTCAGTTTATAATTCGTTGAGCTATTTGGGCTATGAACCTGAAATTGTGAAAACTGCCCAAGCAATTGAGCGCTGTTCCCATCTGATTATTCCAGGTGTTGGTTCTTATGCAGTTGCTATGGCGAATATTGCGGCGCTTGAAGTAGACACAGTCATAATGAAACATGTACAAGCAGGAAAGCCCTTACTTGGAATTTGTTTGGGTATGCAGATCCTTTCTACAGAAGGTGAAGAGGGTGGCTATTCTAAAGGCTTGGGATTGATTGATGGCAAGGTTGAGTTTCTTGATCTTCCTGATTTGCCAGTTCCTCATGTTGGCTGGAATTCCCTGACCTTTAATTTTGACCACCCCATTTGTAACAACCTGAAAAAGCATGTGGATTTTTATTTTGTTCATTCTTATTTTTTCAATGCCAGTGATACAGGCAATGTGTTGGCTTTAACTGATTATGGTAAACAATTTCCCGCTATTGTAGTTAAGGAAAATGTAGTTGGTATTCAATTCCATCCTGAGAAAAGTCAAGATAACGGTTTGTTATTGCTTGAGAATTTTTGTGAGTGGGGTGGGGCATGTTAA
- a CDS encoding class I SAM-dependent methyltransferase, whose protein sequence is MSLKAMYNEIAGNYATADRFGSISDSHKVAIAQIKQEHLGLRPHYKVLDFGVGNGAFLEKLRPLMPEADFTGIDISTEMLARARKALPLTTIEASATEASRYLPHHSQDLTLAHFINAYIPIHTLFNEADLLTRANGHFSLITTTYESFPVAQQHLADFIAKGSLLSSVVGHYYKAMVKNTTVASGLDELLHVFAQHQFKVIHHQRLVIPITLQNIDELAHFGIEGTWFLNSISMRMLPKNFLLERLKRLFGQIFTFPYHDTHIIDVVLAKK, encoded by the coding sequence ATGTCCTTAAAGGCCATGTATAACGAGATTGCGGGAAATTATGCAACCGCAGATCGATTTGGCTCTATTAGTGACAGCCATAAAGTGGCGATAGCACAGATCAAGCAAGAACATCTGGGATTAAGGCCACATTACAAAGTTCTGGATTTTGGCGTTGGTAATGGTGCTTTTTTGGAAAAACTAAGACCACTGATGCCAGAAGCGGATTTTACTGGTATAGATATTTCAACAGAAATGCTGGCTCGTGCTCGTAAGGCTTTACCCTTAACCACGATAGAAGCCAGTGCAACCGAGGCCAGCCGTTATCTGCCACACCACAGCCAGGATTTAACATTGGCTCATTTCATCAACGCTTATATTCCAATTCATACTCTATTTAATGAGGCTGATCTGTTGACGCGGGCCAATGGCCATTTTTCTCTGATCACGACAACTTATGAATCCTTTCCAGTCGCTCAACAGCATTTAGCCGATTTCATTGCAAAAGGCTCTTTATTGAGCAGCGTTGTTGGCCATTATTACAAAGCCATGGTAAAAAATACCACAGTGGCTTCAGGTTTGGATGAGTTACTCCATGTATTTGCACAGCATCAATTCAAAGTGATTCACCATCAACGTTTGGTAATCCCCATTACCTTGCAAAACATTGACGAACTGGCCCATTTTGGCATCGAGGGCACCTGGTTTTTAAACAGTATTTCGATGAGAATGTTGCCCAAAAATTTTTTATTAGAACGATTGAAACGTCTTTTTGGACAAATATTTACTTTTCCTTACCATGATACCCATATTATCGATGTGGTACTGGCTAAAAAATAG
- a CDS encoding serine acetyltransferase — MKLTIELHSLSEYLAKQLQTFYPDGVPVKDNITQIMPTVIERLDYCFSHIRKKYYFDEGQTVFNHLNSDHYAMFLYFVANEAYRQQFINVAEKAFLLNKALHGIDAFYSIALPKVFLFVHPVGTILGNAHYSDFLVVYQNVTVGTDVNSVYPRFGQAVVLYAKSSVIGKCHIGNNVSIAGNTFIRNTNVPDDSIVVGLYPDVKIKKNSKNNKYDFFPNQ; from the coding sequence ATGAAATTAACCATTGAACTACACTCGCTCAGTGAGTACCTGGCAAAACAATTACAAACGTTTTATCCCGATGGGGTGCCAGTAAAGGATAATATCACCCAGATAATGCCGACAGTGATTGAACGGCTGGATTACTGCTTTTCTCATATTCGCAAAAAATATTATTTCGATGAAGGGCAGACGGTATTTAATCATTTGAATTCTGATCACTATGCCATGTTTTTGTATTTCGTTGCCAATGAAGCCTATCGGCAGCAATTTATCAATGTGGCGGAAAAAGCATTTTTACTGAATAAAGCTTTACATGGGATTGATGCTTTTTATTCTATTGCGCTTCCAAAGGTGTTTTTGTTTGTCCACCCGGTAGGTACTATTCTTGGAAACGCGCACTACTCGGATTTTTTGGTCGTTTATCAGAATGTCACTGTTGGAACGGATGTAAATAGTGTCTATCCTCGTTTTGGTCAGGCAGTCGTGCTATATGCTAAAAGCTCGGTGATCGGTAAGTGCCATATTGGTAATAATGTCAGTATCGCCGGTAATACCTTTATAAGAAATACAAATGTGCCCGATGATTCCATTGTCGTAGGTTTATACCCTGACGTTAAGATAAAGAAGAATAGTAAGAATAATAAATATGATTTTTTTCCTAACCAATAG
- a CDS encoding mannose-1-phosphate guanylyltransferase/mannose-6-phosphate isomerase, whose amino-acid sequence MRLIPTILCGGAGSRLWPVSRELHPKPFIRLADGQSLLQKTFLRGAALSGVEEILTVTNRELFFKTEDEFREVNAADLNMSFILEPFGRNTAAAIAAAALRIANGYNEDTLMLVLPADHLISEQEAFEVAIARAVELAEQGKLVTFGIQPDRPETGYGYIEADGTNVLSFVEKPSLLKAQEYLDSGRFLWNSGMFCFSAGTLLREMEHYCPDILLATKTCLEQSHTATGKGFSQLELDAQSFSIVPENSIDYAIIEKSARVAVVPCSIGWSDIGSWNALGDLAEPDAQGNRIEGEALLHDVSNCYIRSKERLIGAVGVENLFIIDTPDALLVADKSRDQDVKRIYAQLKAQGHEAHKLHRTVHRPWGTYTVLEEGPRFKIKRIEVRPGASLSLQMHHHRSEHWIVVSGMAKVINGEEEMFVRTNESTYIPAGHKHRLENPGVLDLVMIEVQSGEYMGEDDIVRFQDVYGRV is encoded by the coding sequence ATGCGTTTGATACCGACAATTCTATGTGGTGGAGCAGGTTCCAGGCTTTGGCCGGTTTCCCGTGAATTGCATCCTAAACCATTTATTCGCCTAGCTGATGGGCAAAGCCTATTGCAGAAGACTTTTCTGCGGGGAGCGGCTTTATCCGGTGTTGAGGAAATCCTTACAGTCACCAATCGGGAACTGTTTTTCAAAACAGAAGATGAGTTTCGGGAAGTGAATGCAGCTGACCTAAACATGTCTTTTATTCTCGAGCCTTTTGGTCGTAATACAGCCGCTGCTATTGCTGCCGCAGCCTTGCGCATCGCTAATGGGTATAATGAAGATACACTGATGCTGGTATTGCCTGCCGATCATCTTATCTCCGAACAGGAAGCGTTTGAGGTAGCAATTGCACGAGCGGTTGAGCTGGCTGAACAAGGCAAGTTGGTTACTTTTGGTATTCAGCCTGATCGCCCTGAGACTGGTTACGGTTATATCGAAGCGGATGGTACCAATGTATTAAGTTTTGTTGAAAAACCTTCCTTGCTAAAAGCACAAGAATACCTTGATTCAGGACGTTTTCTGTGGAATTCAGGGATGTTTTGTTTTTCCGCTGGGACGTTATTGCGGGAGATGGAGCATTATTGCCCGGATATTCTTCTCGCTACTAAAACGTGCCTGGAACAATCCCATACGGCAACTGGAAAAGGGTTTTCACAACTGGAACTGGATGCCCAAAGTTTTAGCATCGTTCCTGAAAACTCAATTGATTATGCCATTATTGAAAAGTCAGCGCGAGTTGCTGTTGTGCCTTGTAGCATCGGTTGGAGTGATATTGGCTCCTGGAATGCTTTAGGTGATTTGGCTGAGCCTGATGCACAGGGAAATCGTATTGAAGGCGAGGCACTGCTTCATGACGTATCGAATTGTTATATTCGCAGTAAAGAACGCTTGATTGGAGCGGTGGGGGTTGAGAATCTATTCATTATTGATACGCCCGATGCGTTATTGGTCGCTGATAAATCACGTGACCAAGATGTGAAGCGTATCTATGCGCAGTTGAAAGCACAAGGTCATGAAGCACATAAACTGCATCGTACAGTGCATCGTCCTTGGGGAACCTATACGGTGTTGGAAGAGGGGCCACGTTTCAAAATCAAACGTATTGAAGTAAGGCCGGGAGCAAGCCTTAGTTTACAAATGCATCATCATCGCAGTGAGCATTGGATTGTTGTGAGTGGTATGGCCAAGGTCATCAATGGCGAGGAGGAAATGTTTGTCAGAACGAATGAATCGACTTATATTCCTGCTGGTCATAAGCATCGTTTGGAAAATCCTGGTGTGCTTGATCTGGTTATGATTGAGGTACAGAGTGGGGAATATATGGGCGAAGATGATATTGTCCGATTCCAGGATGTTTATGGTAGGGTGTGA
- the hisF gene encoding imidazole glycerol phosphate synthase subunit HisF produces MLKKRIIPTLLLSNGRMVKGKQFENFRDTGDPVSAARIYNAQNADELFFLDIDANRKGSAFEILEKTVNAVSAECFMPLSVGGGVDSIEKMRRLLLAGADKISITTAAHTTPDLIGEAANLFGRQCVVVGLDVKVENGNYSLYSHCGTQKSTKSLRDFVLEMTERGAGEFVMNSIDNDGMMNGYDLQLAKEVRRYTDRPLIIAGGAGTFMHLVDAFKEAQVDAVACASLFHFGDNNPIRARSYLLNQGIPMKLTK; encoded by the coding sequence ATGTTAAAAAAGCGAATCATTCCAACGCTGTTGTTGAGTAATGGCCGAATGGTCAAAGGTAAACAGTTTGAGAATTTTCGTGACACCGGTGATCCGGTATCAGCAGCAAGAATTTACAATGCACAAAATGCGGATGAATTATTTTTTTTGGATATTGATGCTAATCGGAAAGGCAGTGCTTTTGAGATTTTGGAGAAAACGGTCAATGCGGTTTCAGCAGAATGTTTTATGCCTTTGTCAGTAGGGGGTGGTGTTGATTCGATTGAAAAAATGCGCCGCTTACTGTTGGCAGGTGCAGATAAGATTTCGATTACTACTGCAGCGCATACCACTCCCGATTTAATTGGCGAAGCGGCTAATTTGTTTGGCCGGCAATGTGTGGTAGTAGGCTTGGATGTCAAAGTGGAGAATGGAAACTATTCTCTTTACAGCCATTGTGGTACGCAAAAATCAACCAAGTCGTTACGTGATTTTGTCCTGGAAATGACTGAACGAGGTGCTGGCGAATTTGTTATGAATTCTATCGATAACGATGGCATGATGAATGGTTATGACTTGCAATTAGCCAAAGAGGTGAGACGCTATACGGATCGACCCCTTATTATTGCCGGCGGCGCCGGTACTTTTATGCATTTGGTTGATGCGTTTAAAGAAGCCCAGGTTGATGCGGTTGCCTGCGCGAGCCTTTTTCACTTCGGTGATAATAACCCAATTCGTGCCCGCTCCTATTTGTTGAATCAGGGCATACCCATGAAGCTGACTAAATGA
- a CDS encoding GDP-L-fucose synthase family protein, protein MHHNAKIYVAGHRGLVGSALVRALERQGYTNLLLRTKSELDLTDQAKVHAFFAQERPEYVFMAAAKVGGIVANNTYPADFGYQNQIIQTNLIHASWENKVKRLLFLGSSCLYPRDCPQPMCEEHLLTGPLEPTNKAYALAKISGISMCESFNRQYGTKYLVAMPTNLYGPNDNYDLQASHVIPALMRKIHEAKISHAPFVEVWGSGAPKREFMHSDDMGDAAVFLLNLPDAQYDELLHCPVSGPLVNIGYGKDISIKELVELLCRIVDYKGEVRWDSSKPDGTPKKLLNTDKISKTGWQPKLVLADELKKIYLDKFVSENKVSLAGTV, encoded by the coding sequence ATGCATCATAATGCCAAAATATATGTAGCCGGACATCGTGGGTTAGTGGGTTCAGCCTTAGTTAGAGCCCTGGAAAGGCAAGGCTATACAAATCTGTTACTCAGAACGAAGAGTGAGCTTGATTTAACAGACCAGGCAAAGGTTCATGCATTTTTTGCTCAGGAACGTCCTGAGTATGTCTTTATGGCTGCAGCAAAGGTTGGTGGTATTGTTGCCAATAATACCTATCCTGCTGATTTTGGTTATCAAAACCAAATTATTCAAACTAATCTTATTCATGCTTCCTGGGAAAATAAGGTCAAGCGCTTATTGTTTTTAGGCTCTTCTTGCCTTTACCCAAGGGATTGCCCACAACCCATGTGCGAAGAGCATTTGTTAACCGGCCCGCTTGAGCCTACCAACAAAGCGTATGCACTCGCAAAAATATCAGGCATTTCAATGTGTGAATCGTTTAATCGACAATATGGCACCAAGTATTTGGTCGCTATGCCGACAAATCTCTATGGTCCAAATGACAATTATGATTTGCAAGCTTCTCACGTCATTCCGGCCTTAATGCGAAAAATTCATGAAGCGAAGATTTCTCATGCGCCGTTTGTTGAGGTGTGGGGTTCTGGTGCACCTAAACGTGAGTTTATGCATAGTGATGACATGGGTGATGCAGCGGTATTTTTATTAAATTTACCGGACGCCCAATATGATGAATTGCTTCACTGCCCGGTAAGCGGCCCACTGGTCAATATTGGTTATGGCAAAGATATTTCCATTAAAGAACTGGTCGAGTTACTTTGTCGAATTGTCGATTATAAAGGTGAGGTCAGATGGGATAGCTCCAAACCTGATGGTACGCCGAAAAAACTATTGAATACGGACAAAATCAGCAAAACTGGATGGCAACCGAAGTTGGTTTTAGCGGATGAATTAAAGAAAATATATTTGGATAAGTTTGTTAGTGAGAATAAAGTTTCTTTGGCAGGTACTGTATGA